A genomic segment from Lates calcarifer isolate ASB-BC8 linkage group LG13, TLL_Latcal_v3, whole genome shotgun sequence encodes:
- the rusc2 gene encoding AP-4 complex accessory subunit RUSC2 isoform X2 has translation MDSPPKLSGETLIVHHIPLVHCQVSGGRQGGCGGSLKRSNPFSPPENLGLSRTTSLPERDVLQREALLYSSLIQTSSGSWSSHNGVRERNGGVRGGSTASDDSSFTSSNSEDQLITAHTLPRAKPRNRNPLRRNPFLLNTEDDEEEEEEEEDGDNLSGYLEDSSFHLHSDTNSVLNDGMAPFRLHDLGFSSEPFLLHSSVGGSSRESLRGVASDLSTHLEDLDILGLDSQRRHGSSGSNMSMDCGEHDWGDDDEEDEDHPMRCGRSSKTGSYSSTSSTQHCSCCVLSQHYPQHFPEAFSEPFSECQQGYGSDSSCNSSDGVLVNFSAIYNKMNNGGPEKPPVSGHTNLNGSTDHSCTSSVSDPPGNQRDSTGGAFYLDLHTSPTEPPLSQQLPSCLGNAFPLIREPHLSTSSTCSCSVEHQGALDLDANCNSYHPPHSGSSGDLASCLQSQARLVVATQNYYKLVTCDLSSQSSPSPAGSSVHSCSDEHSKGSPTPTQPSEYFLFRQRADEEGVEEEDEDGASSRGDDNEDDEEDEEEKKSPQAAPGAEAASSVIEGQVYVNISPPLGGRGVIGGAAPSGSRPRSRSYDRNLDKSPSPRLGSLERMLSCPVRLSEGAAPTPPPPPRVTSFAEIARSKRRNGGAGGSPSMKAATDPFSSTYSTHSHSSVDFSPILEADSQSLSPVPFTRCYSQGSLERHLEGARETRAKAEGGLSTSSDSRPAVVRYSRDQRPTTLPIQPFTFQHQFASKPPQPKPLLPLLTGYVSGMQARSSSGSGSGSGSGGPVGEESEDAAENVHRYQGAVAAAAPPPGSVRPSPLGSYSPVRLQGAPSSGTCSTCTPSPQRPHSLSCPLSAGLGPLHTPPSVKQGGGSAPLPQTPPPPSLGVKRGTVPPMLPAVQGHCFHRGALSSLPALHSDTLSPLGCLDSGKHGEGSKGSGARTHNVGQSAKLQQSYSDFLPDYFSLTEKPPEEFCLSPDASTSSSSCSSSQSHISVDLTQKRALVKAVNTAVDLIVAHFGTSRDPDVKAKLGNSWVSPNVGHLILKYLCPALHEVLQDGLKAYVLDLIIGQRRCQPWSLVEASTQLGPSTRVLHSLFSKVSQYSELTSHSMRLNAFIFGLLNLKSLEFWFNHLYTHEDIIAAHYNPWGFLPLSQGACQPLFEELLLLLQPLSLLPFDLDLLFEPHLLQKGQEHLRRKEQLCSAGQSVDQSARSTFQLMRGWSTTVSEMVRDSSAEVKKERAGLRREGTWPRMEGAKSRREGAGVKSRGTTEGTTAGPVSRPTMMEVGLANLWKERGMGEQRVKGVGQESQEDGEDGQEKDRGKKKDRDPADEGRQRQDRQSGWWYQLMQSSQVYIDQSTEGSKFVKTEKRKRSSERRQAQLPPTREGVVEGAESSQEGEGSISSKGNSSSSGESAGSRGKPSWMGSPPESVLNQEKETKPLEGAGTGAQAAAQEESPSQGQSLRWGRLFGSSLGSPSRPEGAEQRAKGQKTRPPSGWLSLDRSVLDLVAQTIGAGSGKKPESPATLAQTQNTPPPTSTKPTEAKRQSPCEVRALCHHIATEPGQLSFNKGDVLRVLSKADPDWLLCSLGSTQGLVPIIYVTLNSMEESQDATGLRQC, from the exons ATGGACAGCCCTCCTAAACTGTCTGGCGAGACCCTGATTGTGCATCACATTCCCCTGGTGCACTGTCAGGTGTCAGGGGGGCGGCAGGGTGGCTGTGGGGGCTCGCTGAAGAGGAGCAACCCCTTCAGCCCGCCGGAGAACCTGGGCTTGAGTCGCACCACTTCCCTTCCCGAGAGAGACGTCCTCCAGAGAGAGGCTCTGCTCTACAGCAGCTTGATCCAGACCTCCAGCGGCTCCTGGTCCTCCCACAACGGAGTAAGAGAGAGGAACGGCGGTGTGAGAGGAGGCAGCACAGCGAGCGATGATTCATCATTTACTTCGAGCAATTCAGAGGACCAGCTGATTACAGCTCACACTTTACCCAGAGCTAAACCGAGGAACAGGAATCCGCTGCGTCGTAATCCGTTCCTGCTCAACACCGAAGATgacgaagaagaagaggaggaggaggaggatggcgACAACCTCAGCGGCTACCTTGAGGACTCCTCTTTTCACCTCCACAGTGACACTAACTCTGTCCTCAATGACGGGATGGCTCCTTTCCGCTTACATGACCTTGGCTTTTCCTCTGAGCCCTTTCTTTTGCACAGCTCAGTGGGAGGAAGCAGCCGCGAATCCCTGAGAGGCGTAGCTTCAGATCTCTCCACCCACCTGGAAGACCTGGACATCTTAGGTCTGGACAGCCAGCGACGCCACGGGAGCAGCGGTTCCAACATGTCTATGGACTGTGGCGAGCACGACTGGGGCGACGAcgatgaagaagatgaagatcATCCCATGCGGTGCGGGCGAAGCAGTAAGACGGGCTCCTACTCGTCAACCTCCTCGACCCAGCACTGCTCCTGCTGCGTTCTATCCCAGCACTACCCTCAGCACTTCCCTGAAGCCTTCTCTGAGCCTTTTTCAGAGTGCCAGCAAGGCTACGGCAGCGACTCCTCCTGCAACAGCTCAGACGGCGTGCTCGTCAACTTCAGCGCCATTTACAACAAGATGAACAACGGCGGACCGGAGAAGCCTCCGGTCTCTGGGCACACCAACCTCAACGGCTCCACCGACCACTCCTGCACCTCGTCTGTTTCCGATCCACCTGGAAACCAGCGTGACTCAACAGGCGGGGCTTTCTATTTAGACCTTCACACCTCCCCGACTGAACCTCCCCTCTCACAGCAGCTACCCTCCTGCCTCGGCAACGCCTTCCCTCTCATCCGTGAGCCGCACctgtccacctcctccacctgctcttGCTCTGTGGAGCACCAGGGGGCTCTGGACCTCGACGCCAACTGCAACTCCTACCACCCTCCACATTCTGGGTCATCCGGAGACCTTGCTTCCTGTCTGCAGAGCCAGGCCCGCCTCGTCGTCGCCACACAGAACTATTACAAGCTGGTCACCTGTGACCTTTCGTCCCAGTCGTCCCCGAGTCCCGCAGGCTCGTCGGTACACAGCTGCTCCGATGAGCACAGCAAAGGCAGCCCCACCCCGACTCAGCCCAGCGAGTACTTCCTGTTCAGACAGCGAGCTGAtgaggagggagtggaggaagaggacgaaGATGGAGCGTCATCCAGG GGAGATGATAATGAGGATGAcgaagaggatgaggaggagaagaagagtcCGCAGGCAGCTCCTGGAGCTGAAGCTGCCTCTTCTGTGATCGAGGGCCAGGTGTACGTCAACATCTCCCCTCCTCTGGGTGGTCGGGGTGTCATCGGAGGCGCGGCCCCCTCAGGAAGTCGCCCCCGTTCCCGCAGCTACGACCGCAACCTGGACAAGTCTCCGTCTCCTCGGCTCGGATCTCTGGAGCGGATGTTGAGCTGCCCCGTCCGGCTCAGCGAGGGCGCCGCCCCGACCCCGCCGCCTCCTCCGCGGGTCACCTCCTTCGCAGAGATCGCCAGGAGTAAAAGAAGAAACGGAGGTGCGGGGGGGTCGCCGTCGATGAAGGCGGCTACAGACCCTTTCTCCTCCACCTACTCCACCCACTCCCACTCCTCGGTGGATTTCTCTCCGATCCTGGAGGCCGACAGTCAAAGCCTGTCACCTGTCCCCTTCACCAGATGTTACAGCCAAGGCAGCCTTGAACGACACCTGGAGGGGGCGAGGGAGACCCGGGCCAAGGCTGAAG GTGGTCTCTCCACCTCTTCAGACAGCCGGCCGGCAGTGGTCCGCTACAGCAGGGACCAGAGGCCCACCACTCTCCCCATCCAGCCCTTCACCTTCCAACACCAGTTTGCCTCCAAACCTCCGCAGCCCAAGCCTCTGCTGCCCCTGCTCACAGGCTACGTCTCTGGGATGCAGGCCCGCTCCAGTTCCGGCTCCggttctggctctggctctggagGTCCGGTGGGGGAGGAGAGCGAGGATGCAGCTGAAAATGTGCACAGGTACCAGGGGGCTGTGGCTGCTGCGGCCCCTCCTCCCGGGTCAGTTCGTCCCTCGCCTCTCGGGAGCTACTCCCCGGTTCGTCTCCAGGGAGCGCCCAGCTCCGGGACCTGCTCCACCTGCACCCCCAGCCCTCAGCGGCCGCACAGCCTCTCCTGCCCGCTCTCGGCAGGCCTCGGCCCCCTGCACACCCCACCCTCAGTAAAACAGGGAGGGGGTTCAGCGCCGTTACCTCAgacccctccacctccatcccTGGGCGTGAAGAGAGGGACGGTGCCGCCGATGCTGCCGGCGGTGCAGGGACACTGTTTCCACCGCGGAGCTCTGTCCAGTTTACCAGCGCtccacagtgacacactgagCCCGCTGGGCTGTCTGGACTCTGGGAAGCACGGGGAGGGAAGCAAAGGATCTGGAGCCAGGACACATAATG tgggCCAGTCAGCTAAGCTGCAGCAGAGCTACAGCGACTTCCTGCCGGACTACTTCTCTCTGACCGAGAAGCCGCCGGAGGAGTTCTGCCTCTCCCCCGACGcctcaacctcctcctcctcctgctcttcctcacAGTCCCACATCTCTGTGGACCTGACACAGAAGAGAG CTTTGGTGAAGGCCGTGAACACAGCAGTGGATCTGATTGTGGCGCACTTCGGCACCAGTCGAGACCCAGATGTAAAG GCTAAGCTGGGGAACAGCTGGGTGAGTCCCAACGTGGGTCACCTGATCCTGAAGTACCTGTGCCCGGCCCTGCATGAGGTGCTGCAGGACGGTCTGAAGGCCTACGTACTGGACCTGATCATCGGACAGAGGCGCTGTCAGCCCTGGAGCCTCGTGGAGGCCTCCACACAGCTGG GCCCGTCCACTCGTGTCCTCCACAGTCTGTTCTCAAAGGTGAGCCAGTACTCAGAGCTCACCAGCCACAGCATGAGACTCAACGCCTTCATCTTCGGCCTGCTCAA CCTGAAATCTTTGGAGTTCTGGTTCAATCACCTCTACACACATGAAG ATATTATAGCAGCACACTACAACCCGTGGGGTTTCCTTCCCCTGTCGCAGGGGGCATGCCAGCCTCTCTTCGaggagctcctcctcctgctgcagccgCTGTCGCTCCTCCCCTTCGACCTGGACCTGCTGTTCGAACCGCATCTCCTCCAGAAGGGCCAGGAGCATCTGCGTCGCAAGGAGCAGCTGTGCTCCGCGGGCCAGAGCGTCGACCAGTCGGCTCGCTCCACCTTCCAGCTCATGAGAGGATGGAGCACCACCGTGAGCGAAATGGTCAGAGACTCGAGCGCCGAGGTGAAGAAGGAGAGGGCGGGGCTGAGGCGAGAGGGAACGTGGCCGAGGATGGAGGGAGCCAAGTcgaggagagagggagcgggGGTAAAGTCAAGGGGAACAACTGAAGGCACGACAGCTGGACCTGTTAGCAGACCGACGATGATGGAAGTAGGGTTGGCTAATCTTTGGAAGGAGAGGGGGATGGGGGAGCAGAGGGTGAAAGGTGTAGGGCAGGAGAGTCAAGAAGATGGTGAGGATGGACAAGAGAAGGAcagggggaagaaaaaagacagggaTCCAGCAGATGAGGGGCGTCAGCGGCAGGACAGACAGTCTGGATGGTGGTACCAGCTCATGCAGTCCTCCCAGGTCTACATCGACCAATCCACAGAGGGGTCAAAGTTTGTCAAGACCgagaagaggaagaggtcaTCGGAGAGACGACAGGCTCAACTACCGCCCACCAGGGAGGGAGTGGTGGAGGGGGCCGAGTCAAGCCAAGAAGGGGAGGGCAGCATAAGCAGCAAAGGCAACAGTAGCTCCAGCGGGGAGTCAGCTGGATCCAGGGGAAAGCCTTCGTGGATGGGCAGCCCACCAGAGTCCGTCCTCAACCAGGAGAAGGAGACAAAACCTCTGGAGGGCGCAGGGACTGGAGCTCAGGCTGCAGCCCAGGAGGAGAGCCCCTCACAGGGACAGAGTTTGCGTTGGGGCAGGCTCTTTGGATCTAGTCTGGGTTCTCCCTCCAGACCAGAGGGAGCTGAACAGAGGGCAAAAGGTCAAAAGACCAG ACCCCCATCAGGTTGGCTCAGTCTGGACAGGTCTGTTCTCGACCTCGTAGCTCAGACCATCGGAGCAGGGAGCGGGAAGAAGCCAGAGTCTCCGGCCACTCTCGCTCAGACCCAGAACACACCCCCACCAACGTCAACCAAACCAACTGAAGCCAAACGACAGTCTCCATG TGAGGTGCGAGCGTTGTGCCACCACATAGCCACTGAGCCCGGCCAGCTGAGCTTCAACAAGGGCGACGTCCTGCGGGTCCTGAGCAAGGCCGATCCGGACTGGCTGCTCTGCTCCCTGGGCTCCACGCAGGGCTTAGTTCCCATCATCTACGTCACCCTCAACAGCATGGAGGAGAGCCAGGACGCCACCGGACTCCGGCAgtgctga
- the rusc2 gene encoding AP-4 complex accessory subunit RUSC2 isoform X1: protein MDSPPKLSGETLIVHHIPLVHCQVSGGRQGGCGGSLKRSNPFSPPENLGLSRTTSLPERDVLQREALLYSSLIQTSSGSWSSHNGVRERNGGVRGGSTASDDSSFTSSNSEDQLITAHTLPRAKPRNRNPLRRNPFLLNTEDDEEEEEEEEDGDNLSGYLEDSSFHLHSDTNSVLNDGMAPFRLHDLGFSSEPFLLHSSVGGSSRESLRGVASDLSTHLEDLDILGLDSQRRHGSSGSNMSMDCGEHDWGDDDEEDEDHPMRCGRSSKTGSYSSTSSTQHCSCCVLSQHYPQHFPEAFSEPFSECQQGYGSDSSCNSSDGVLVNFSAIYNKMNNGGPEKPPVSGHTNLNGSTDHSCTSSVSDPPGNQRDSTGGAFYLDLHTSPTEPPLSQQLPSCLGNAFPLIREPHLSTSSTCSCSVEHQGALDLDANCNSYHPPHSGSSGDLASCLQSQARLVVATQNYYKLVTCDLSSQSSPSPAGSSVHSCSDEHSKGSPTPTQPSEYFLFRQRADEEGVEEEDEDGASSRGDDNEDDEEDEEEKKSPQAAPGAEAASSVIEGQVYVNISPPLGGRGVIGGAAPSGSRPRSRSYDRNLDKSPSPRLGSLERMLSCPVRLSEGAAPTPPPPPRVTSFAEIARSKRRNGGAGGSPSMKAATDPFSSTYSTHSHSSVDFSPILEADSQSLSPVPFTRCYSQGSLERHLEGARETRAKAEGGLSTSSDSRPAVVRYSRDQRPTTLPIQPFTFQHQFASKPPQPKPLLPLLTGYVSGMQARSSSGSGSGSGSGGPVGEESEDAAENVHRYQGAVAAAAPPPGSVRPSPLGSYSPVRLQGAPSSGTCSTCTPSPQRPHSLSCPLSAGLGPLHTPPSVKQGGGSAPLPQTPPPPSLGVKRGTVPPMLPAVQGHCFHRGALSSLPALHSDTLSPLGCLDSGKHGEGSKGSGARTHNAHHLSPQALKWREYRRRNPLGVERVSGGGSGILSGNAEPRRGGGTRPARRNVFDFPSAPSSLTLGRLNVGQSAKLQQSYSDFLPDYFSLTEKPPEEFCLSPDASTSSSSCSSSQSHISVDLTQKRALVKAVNTAVDLIVAHFGTSRDPDVKAKLGNSWVSPNVGHLILKYLCPALHEVLQDGLKAYVLDLIIGQRRCQPWSLVEASTQLGPSTRVLHSLFSKVSQYSELTSHSMRLNAFIFGLLNLKSLEFWFNHLYTHEDIIAAHYNPWGFLPLSQGACQPLFEELLLLLQPLSLLPFDLDLLFEPHLLQKGQEHLRRKEQLCSAGQSVDQSARSTFQLMRGWSTTVSEMVRDSSAEVKKERAGLRREGTWPRMEGAKSRREGAGVKSRGTTEGTTAGPVSRPTMMEVGLANLWKERGMGEQRVKGVGQESQEDGEDGQEKDRGKKKDRDPADEGRQRQDRQSGWWYQLMQSSQVYIDQSTEGSKFVKTEKRKRSSERRQAQLPPTREGVVEGAESSQEGEGSISSKGNSSSSGESAGSRGKPSWMGSPPESVLNQEKETKPLEGAGTGAQAAAQEESPSQGQSLRWGRLFGSSLGSPSRPEGAEQRAKGQKTRPPSGWLSLDRSVLDLVAQTIGAGSGKKPESPATLAQTQNTPPPTSTKPTEAKRQSPCEVRALCHHIATEPGQLSFNKGDVLRVLSKADPDWLLCSLGSTQGLVPIIYVTLNSMEESQDATGLRQC, encoded by the exons ATGGACAGCCCTCCTAAACTGTCTGGCGAGACCCTGATTGTGCATCACATTCCCCTGGTGCACTGTCAGGTGTCAGGGGGGCGGCAGGGTGGCTGTGGGGGCTCGCTGAAGAGGAGCAACCCCTTCAGCCCGCCGGAGAACCTGGGCTTGAGTCGCACCACTTCCCTTCCCGAGAGAGACGTCCTCCAGAGAGAGGCTCTGCTCTACAGCAGCTTGATCCAGACCTCCAGCGGCTCCTGGTCCTCCCACAACGGAGTAAGAGAGAGGAACGGCGGTGTGAGAGGAGGCAGCACAGCGAGCGATGATTCATCATTTACTTCGAGCAATTCAGAGGACCAGCTGATTACAGCTCACACTTTACCCAGAGCTAAACCGAGGAACAGGAATCCGCTGCGTCGTAATCCGTTCCTGCTCAACACCGAAGATgacgaagaagaagaggaggaggaggaggatggcgACAACCTCAGCGGCTACCTTGAGGACTCCTCTTTTCACCTCCACAGTGACACTAACTCTGTCCTCAATGACGGGATGGCTCCTTTCCGCTTACATGACCTTGGCTTTTCCTCTGAGCCCTTTCTTTTGCACAGCTCAGTGGGAGGAAGCAGCCGCGAATCCCTGAGAGGCGTAGCTTCAGATCTCTCCACCCACCTGGAAGACCTGGACATCTTAGGTCTGGACAGCCAGCGACGCCACGGGAGCAGCGGTTCCAACATGTCTATGGACTGTGGCGAGCACGACTGGGGCGACGAcgatgaagaagatgaagatcATCCCATGCGGTGCGGGCGAAGCAGTAAGACGGGCTCCTACTCGTCAACCTCCTCGACCCAGCACTGCTCCTGCTGCGTTCTATCCCAGCACTACCCTCAGCACTTCCCTGAAGCCTTCTCTGAGCCTTTTTCAGAGTGCCAGCAAGGCTACGGCAGCGACTCCTCCTGCAACAGCTCAGACGGCGTGCTCGTCAACTTCAGCGCCATTTACAACAAGATGAACAACGGCGGACCGGAGAAGCCTCCGGTCTCTGGGCACACCAACCTCAACGGCTCCACCGACCACTCCTGCACCTCGTCTGTTTCCGATCCACCTGGAAACCAGCGTGACTCAACAGGCGGGGCTTTCTATTTAGACCTTCACACCTCCCCGACTGAACCTCCCCTCTCACAGCAGCTACCCTCCTGCCTCGGCAACGCCTTCCCTCTCATCCGTGAGCCGCACctgtccacctcctccacctgctcttGCTCTGTGGAGCACCAGGGGGCTCTGGACCTCGACGCCAACTGCAACTCCTACCACCCTCCACATTCTGGGTCATCCGGAGACCTTGCTTCCTGTCTGCAGAGCCAGGCCCGCCTCGTCGTCGCCACACAGAACTATTACAAGCTGGTCACCTGTGACCTTTCGTCCCAGTCGTCCCCGAGTCCCGCAGGCTCGTCGGTACACAGCTGCTCCGATGAGCACAGCAAAGGCAGCCCCACCCCGACTCAGCCCAGCGAGTACTTCCTGTTCAGACAGCGAGCTGAtgaggagggagtggaggaagaggacgaaGATGGAGCGTCATCCAGG GGAGATGATAATGAGGATGAcgaagaggatgaggaggagaagaagagtcCGCAGGCAGCTCCTGGAGCTGAAGCTGCCTCTTCTGTGATCGAGGGCCAGGTGTACGTCAACATCTCCCCTCCTCTGGGTGGTCGGGGTGTCATCGGAGGCGCGGCCCCCTCAGGAAGTCGCCCCCGTTCCCGCAGCTACGACCGCAACCTGGACAAGTCTCCGTCTCCTCGGCTCGGATCTCTGGAGCGGATGTTGAGCTGCCCCGTCCGGCTCAGCGAGGGCGCCGCCCCGACCCCGCCGCCTCCTCCGCGGGTCACCTCCTTCGCAGAGATCGCCAGGAGTAAAAGAAGAAACGGAGGTGCGGGGGGGTCGCCGTCGATGAAGGCGGCTACAGACCCTTTCTCCTCCACCTACTCCACCCACTCCCACTCCTCGGTGGATTTCTCTCCGATCCTGGAGGCCGACAGTCAAAGCCTGTCACCTGTCCCCTTCACCAGATGTTACAGCCAAGGCAGCCTTGAACGACACCTGGAGGGGGCGAGGGAGACCCGGGCCAAGGCTGAAG GTGGTCTCTCCACCTCTTCAGACAGCCGGCCGGCAGTGGTCCGCTACAGCAGGGACCAGAGGCCCACCACTCTCCCCATCCAGCCCTTCACCTTCCAACACCAGTTTGCCTCCAAACCTCCGCAGCCCAAGCCTCTGCTGCCCCTGCTCACAGGCTACGTCTCTGGGATGCAGGCCCGCTCCAGTTCCGGCTCCggttctggctctggctctggagGTCCGGTGGGGGAGGAGAGCGAGGATGCAGCTGAAAATGTGCACAGGTACCAGGGGGCTGTGGCTGCTGCGGCCCCTCCTCCCGGGTCAGTTCGTCCCTCGCCTCTCGGGAGCTACTCCCCGGTTCGTCTCCAGGGAGCGCCCAGCTCCGGGACCTGCTCCACCTGCACCCCCAGCCCTCAGCGGCCGCACAGCCTCTCCTGCCCGCTCTCGGCAGGCCTCGGCCCCCTGCACACCCCACCCTCAGTAAAACAGGGAGGGGGTTCAGCGCCGTTACCTCAgacccctccacctccatcccTGGGCGTGAAGAGAGGGACGGTGCCGCCGATGCTGCCGGCGGTGCAGGGACACTGTTTCCACCGCGGAGCTCTGTCCAGTTTACCAGCGCtccacagtgacacactgagCCCGCTGGGCTGTCTGGACTCTGGGAAGCACGGGGAGGGAAGCAAAGGATCTGGAGCCAGGACACATAATG CACACCACCTCTCTCCTCAGGCCCTCAAATGGAGGGAGTACCGTCGACGAAACCCACTCGGGGTGGAGAGGGTCTCTGGCGGCGGATCAGGCATCCTGTCTGGTAACGCAGAACCCCGAAGGGGCGGGGGAACACGACCTGCCAGACGCAACGTGTTCGATTTCCCTTCAGCGCCCTCTAGCCTCACGCTGGGACGGCTTAATG tgggCCAGTCAGCTAAGCTGCAGCAGAGCTACAGCGACTTCCTGCCGGACTACTTCTCTCTGACCGAGAAGCCGCCGGAGGAGTTCTGCCTCTCCCCCGACGcctcaacctcctcctcctcctgctcttcctcacAGTCCCACATCTCTGTGGACCTGACACAGAAGAGAG CTTTGGTGAAGGCCGTGAACACAGCAGTGGATCTGATTGTGGCGCACTTCGGCACCAGTCGAGACCCAGATGTAAAG GCTAAGCTGGGGAACAGCTGGGTGAGTCCCAACGTGGGTCACCTGATCCTGAAGTACCTGTGCCCGGCCCTGCATGAGGTGCTGCAGGACGGTCTGAAGGCCTACGTACTGGACCTGATCATCGGACAGAGGCGCTGTCAGCCCTGGAGCCTCGTGGAGGCCTCCACACAGCTGG GCCCGTCCACTCGTGTCCTCCACAGTCTGTTCTCAAAGGTGAGCCAGTACTCAGAGCTCACCAGCCACAGCATGAGACTCAACGCCTTCATCTTCGGCCTGCTCAA CCTGAAATCTTTGGAGTTCTGGTTCAATCACCTCTACACACATGAAG ATATTATAGCAGCACACTACAACCCGTGGGGTTTCCTTCCCCTGTCGCAGGGGGCATGCCAGCCTCTCTTCGaggagctcctcctcctgctgcagccgCTGTCGCTCCTCCCCTTCGACCTGGACCTGCTGTTCGAACCGCATCTCCTCCAGAAGGGCCAGGAGCATCTGCGTCGCAAGGAGCAGCTGTGCTCCGCGGGCCAGAGCGTCGACCAGTCGGCTCGCTCCACCTTCCAGCTCATGAGAGGATGGAGCACCACCGTGAGCGAAATGGTCAGAGACTCGAGCGCCGAGGTGAAGAAGGAGAGGGCGGGGCTGAGGCGAGAGGGAACGTGGCCGAGGATGGAGGGAGCCAAGTcgaggagagagggagcgggGGTAAAGTCAAGGGGAACAACTGAAGGCACGACAGCTGGACCTGTTAGCAGACCGACGATGATGGAAGTAGGGTTGGCTAATCTTTGGAAGGAGAGGGGGATGGGGGAGCAGAGGGTGAAAGGTGTAGGGCAGGAGAGTCAAGAAGATGGTGAGGATGGACAAGAGAAGGAcagggggaagaaaaaagacagggaTCCAGCAGATGAGGGGCGTCAGCGGCAGGACAGACAGTCTGGATGGTGGTACCAGCTCATGCAGTCCTCCCAGGTCTACATCGACCAATCCACAGAGGGGTCAAAGTTTGTCAAGACCgagaagaggaagaggtcaTCGGAGAGACGACAGGCTCAACTACCGCCCACCAGGGAGGGAGTGGTGGAGGGGGCCGAGTCAAGCCAAGAAGGGGAGGGCAGCATAAGCAGCAAAGGCAACAGTAGCTCCAGCGGGGAGTCAGCTGGATCCAGGGGAAAGCCTTCGTGGATGGGCAGCCCACCAGAGTCCGTCCTCAACCAGGAGAAGGAGACAAAACCTCTGGAGGGCGCAGGGACTGGAGCTCAGGCTGCAGCCCAGGAGGAGAGCCCCTCACAGGGACAGAGTTTGCGTTGGGGCAGGCTCTTTGGATCTAGTCTGGGTTCTCCCTCCAGACCAGAGGGAGCTGAACAGAGGGCAAAAGGTCAAAAGACCAG ACCCCCATCAGGTTGGCTCAGTCTGGACAGGTCTGTTCTCGACCTCGTAGCTCAGACCATCGGAGCAGGGAGCGGGAAGAAGCCAGAGTCTCCGGCCACTCTCGCTCAGACCCAGAACACACCCCCACCAACGTCAACCAAACCAACTGAAGCCAAACGACAGTCTCCATG TGAGGTGCGAGCGTTGTGCCACCACATAGCCACTGAGCCCGGCCAGCTGAGCTTCAACAAGGGCGACGTCCTGCGGGTCCTGAGCAAGGCCGATCCGGACTGGCTGCTCTGCTCCCTGGGCTCCACGCAGGGCTTAGTTCCCATCATCTACGTCACCCTCAACAGCATGGAGGAGAGCCAGGACGCCACCGGACTCCGGCAgtgctga
- the ccl19a.1 gene encoding C-C motif chemokine 19a.1: MAPWGDAKLVFCFLLITCCCTEVLGQMAMDCCLTVKNKTIEQQLIIDYHQQSSGQGCAIDAMILVTRKGKNLCTPADELWVHRVVSHVNQLKKQCKKRFQKLRCKGVKLE; the protein is encoded by the exons ATGGCTCCGTGGGGTGATGCAAAACTCGTCTtctgcttcctcctcatcacctgctgctgcacag AGGTGTTAGGGCAGATGGCTATGGACTGCTGCCTgactgtcaaaaacaaaaccatcgAACAACAGCTGATCATAGACTACCATCAACAGTCCAGTGGACAGGGCTGCGCCATTGATGCCATGAT TTTGGTGACCAGAAAAGGCAAGAATCTCTGCACGCCCGCTGATGAGCTCTGGGTCCACCGTGTGGTGAGCCATGTGAATCAGCTGAAGAAACAGTGCAAGAAAAGATTCCAG AAGCTTCGCTGCAAGGGAGTGAAGCTTGAGTGA